In a genomic window of Saccharomyces paradoxus chromosome X, complete sequence:
- the YAE1 gene encoding Yae1p (Protein that forms a complex with Lto1p and Rli1p~similar to YJR067C), translated as MSNTWDDVWASDSDVETEGSPDLVKLRENHSKRGYLDGIVNSKEENLQEGFNDGFPTGAKLGKQVGVIMGILLGLKTRFGDKDEDLSKAYIEALKELRINKVLSKSIFDPNFDLQEKHPLITKWTDIANSYCEKYHVPSI; from the coding sequence ATGTCAAATACTTGGGATGATGTATGGGCATCAGATAGTGACGTTGAAACTGAAGGATCTCCGGATTTAGTGAAGTTAAGAGAGAATCATAGCAAGAGGGGGTACTTGGATGGAATAGTGAactccaaagaagaaaacctGCAAGAAGGTTTCAATGACGGTTTTCCTACTGGCGCTAAATTAGGAAAGCAAGTTGGTGTGATTATGGGGATTTTACTTGGTCTGAAGACACGATTTGGTGATAAAGATGAAGACCTCAGTAAGGCGTATATCGAGGCGCTAAAAGAATTACGCATTAACAAAGTGCTTAGTAAGTCAATATTTGATCCAAACTTCgatttacaagaaaaacatcCGCTAATAACAAAATGGACTGATATTGCGAACAGTTATTGTGAAAAGTATCACGTGCCATCCATTTAG
- the RFC2 gene encoding replication factor C subunit 2 (Subunit of heteropentameric Replication factor C (RF-C)~similar to YJR068W) has translation MFEGFGPNKKRKTSKLAAEQSLAQQPWVEKYRPKNLDEVTAQDHAVTVLKKTLKSANLPHMLFYGPPGTGKTSTILALTKELYGPELMKSRILELNASDERGISIVREKVKNFARLTVSKPSKHDLENYPCPPYKIIILDEADSMTADAQSALRRTMETYSGVTRFCLICNYVTRIIDPLASRCSKFRFKALDASNAIDRLRYISEQENAKCDDGVLERILDISAGDLRRGITLLQSASKRAQYLGDGKNITSTQVEELAGVVPHDILIEITEKVKSGDFDGINKYVNAFMKSGWSAASVVNQLHEYYITSDNFDTDFKNQISWLLFTTDSRLNNGTNEHIQLLNLLVKISQL, from the coding sequence ATGTTTGAAGGATTTGGTCCAAATAAGAAGCGTAAGACATCAAAGTTAGCCGCAGAGCAATCGTTAGCACAACAACCTTGGGTTGAGAAATACAGGCCCAAAAATTTAGATGAAGTTACAGCTCAAGACCATGCCGTTACcgttttgaagaaaacctTAAAGTCAGCTAATCTACCACATATGCTGTTCTATGGCCCTCCAGGAACTGGTAAAACGTCTACCATTTTAGCACTAACCAAAGAATTATATGGGCCCgaattgatgaaatcaaGAATCTTAGAGTTGAATGCTTCTGATGAACGTGGTATCTCTATTGTAAGAGAaaaggtgaaaaattttgcaagATTGACGGTATCCAAGCCTAGCAAACATGACTTGGAGAACTATCCATGCCCACCGTACAAGATCATTATCCTTGATGAGGCCGATTCAATGACTGCCGATGCGCAAAGTGCATTGCGTAGAACAATGGAAACCTATTCAGGAGTAACAAGGTTCTGTTTGATTTGTAATTATGTGACAAGAATTATTGACCCGCTGGCATCCCGTTGTTCCAAATTTAGATTCAAAGCCCTAGATGCAAGTAATGCCATCGACCGTTTGAGGTATATCAGCgaacaagaaaatgctAAATGTGATGATGGAGTTTTAGAAAGAATATTAGACATTTCAGCAGGTGACTTGAGAAGAGGCATCACATTATTACAATCCGCTTCCAAAAGGGCGCAATACTTGGGAGACGGTAAAAATATAACTTCGACACAAGTGGAAGAATTAGCCGGCGTGGTACCTCATGACATTTTAATAGAAATCACTGAGAAAGTTAAAAGTGGTGATTTTGATGGGATTAACAAATATGTTAACGCATTCATGAAGAGCGGTTGGTCTGCCGCTTCAGTAGTCAACCAGCTACATGAATATTACATCACCAGCGATAACTTTGATACGGACTTCAAGAATCAAATTTCCTGGTTGCTGTTTACCACGGATTCCAGGTTAAACAACGGCACTAACGAGCACATCCAATTATTAAACTTATTAGTTAAAATATCCCAACTCTAA
- the HAM1 gene encoding nucleoside triphosphate pyrophosphohydrolase HAM1 (Nucleoside triphosphate pyrophosphohydrolase~similar to YJR069C) — protein MGNNEIVFVTGNANKLKEVQSILIQDVDSNNKTIHLINEALDLEELQDTDLNAIALAKGKQAVAVLGKGKPVFVEDTALRFDEFNGLPGAYIKWFLKSMGLDKIVKMLEPFENKNAEAVTTICFADSRGEYHFFQGITKGKIVPSRGPTTFGWDSIFEPFDSNGLTYAEMTKDAKNAISHRGKAFAQFKEYLYQNDF, from the coding sequence ATGGGCAACAACGAAATCGTATTTGTCACTGGCAACGCCAATAAGCTAAAGGAAGTGCAGTCGATTTTGATTCAAGACGTCGACAGCAACAATAAAACCATCCATTTGATCAATGAGGCTTTGGACCTAGAAGAATTGCAGGACACAGATCTGAATGCCATTGCGTTGGCCAAAGGAAAGCAAGCTGTTGCAGTCTTGGGTAAGGGTAAGCCAGTTTTTGTAGAAGACACTGCATTAAGATTTGACGAGTTTAATGGCTTGCCAGGTGCTTATATAAAGTGGTTTTTGAAGAGTATGGGATTGGATAAAATTGTGAAAATGTTGGAAccctttgaaaataaaaacgcTGAAGCAGTTACCACCATTTGCTTTGCTGATTCTCGGGGCGAATATCACTTCTTTCAAGGAATTACTAAAGGGAAGATCGTTCCAAGCCGGGGCCCTACTACATTTGGCTGGGATTCAATCTTTGAGCCCTTTGATAGTAACGGATTAACGTATGCGGAGATGACCAAAGACGCAAAGAATGCTATCTCTCATCGCGGTAAGGCCTTCGCTCAATTCAAAGAGTACTTGTACCAAAATGACTTCTAG
- the LIA1 gene encoding deoxyhypusine monooxygenase (Deoxyhypusine hydroxylase~similar to YJR070C) yields the protein MSTNFEKHFQENVDECTLEQLRDILVNKSGKTVLANRFRALFNLKTVAEEFATKPEEAKKAIEYIAESFVNDKSELLKHEVAYVLGQTKNLDAAPTLRHVMLDQNQEPMVRHEAAEALGALGDKNSLDDLNKAAKEDPNIAVRETCELAINRINWTHGGAKDKENLQQSLYSSIDPAPPLPLEKDASIPELQALLNDPKQPLFQRYRAMFRLRDIGTDEAVLALATGFSAESSLFKHEIAYVFGQIGSPAAVPSLIEVLGRKEEAPMVRHEAAEALGAIASPEVVDVLKSYLNDEVDVVRESCIVALDMYDYENSNELEYAPTAN from the coding sequence atgtccACTAACTTTGAAAAGCATTTCCAAGAAAACGTCGATGAATGTACTTTAGAACAACTAAGAGACATCTTAGTTAACAAGTCCGGCAAAACCGTTTTGGCCAACAGATTCAGAGCTCTGTTCAACTTAAAGACTGTCGCTGAAGAATTTGCCACCAAGCCAGAAGAAGCCAAAAAGGCCATCGAATACATTGCCGAGTCCTTCGTCAACGATAAGTCTGAGCTGCTGAAGCATGAAGTCGCCTACGTGTTGGGTCAAACCAAGAACTTGGACGCTGCTCCAACTCTAAGACACGTTATGTTAgatcaaaatcaagaacCAATGGTGAGACACGAAGCCGCTGAGGCTTTGGGTGCCCTAGGTGACAAGAATTCCTTGGACGACCTAAATAAAGCTGCCAAGGAAGATCCAAATATTGCTGTTAGAGAAACCTGTGAACTGGCCATCAACAGAATCAACTGGACCCATGGTGGCGCCAAGGATAAGGAGAACCTGCAACAATCTCTATACTCAAGTATTGACCCAGCTCCACCTCTACCATTGGAAAAGGATGCTAGCATCCCAGAACTACAGGCCTTATTGAACGATCCTAAGCAACCTTTGTTCCAAAGATACAGAGCCATGTTCAGACTGAGGGATATCGGTACTGATGAAGCCGTCTTGGCCTTGGCCACTGGTTTCAGTGCGGaatcttctcttttcaagCATGAAATCGCTTACGTTTTTGGTCAAATAGGTAGTCCGGCTGCCGTCCCAAGTTTGATTGAAGTTTTGGGTAGAAAGGAAGAAGCCCCAATGGTTAGACACGAAGCTGCTGAAGCCTTGGGTGCCATTGCCTCTCCAGAAGTTGTCGATGTCTTGAAGTCTTACCTTAACGATGAAGTCGATGTCGTCAGAGAATCTTGTATCGTTGCGCTAGATATGTACGATTACGAAAACAGCAACGAACTAGAATATGCTCCAACCGCtaattaa
- the NPA3 gene encoding GTPase NPA3 (Member of the conserved GPN-loop GTPase family~similar to YJR072C) — MSLSTIICIGMAGSGKTTFMQRLNSHLRAEKTPPYVINLDPAVLRVPYGANIDIRDSIKYKKVMENYQLGPNGAIVTSLNLFSTKIDQVIKLVEQKKDKFQNCIIDTPGQIECFVWSASGAIITESFASSFPTVIAYIVDTPRNSSPTTFMSNMLYACSILYKTKLPMIVVFNKTDVCKADFAKEWMTDFESFQAAIKDDQDLNGDNGLGSGYMSSLVNSMSLMLEEFYSQLDVVGVSSFTGDGFDEFMQCVDKKVNEYDQYYKQEREKAMNLKKEKEEMRKQKSLNGLMKDLGLNEKNSAAANRAASDNDSIDAISDLEEDANDGLVDRDEDEGVEREYTFPGEERTKGEVNENSAPDLQRRYQEAMQQVGKTASSETAENIAKYIRN; from the coding sequence ATGAGTTTGAGCACAATCATATGTATTGGTATGGCCGGTTCCGGTAAGACAACCTTCATGCAAAGGTTGAACTCCCACTTGCGAGCAGAGAAAACGCCACCATACGTGATCAATCTCGATCCTGCAGTGTTGAGAGTCCCATATGGTGCCAACATCGATATCAGAGACTCGATCAAGTACAAGAAAGTGATGGAGAATTACCAGCTGGGTCCGAACGGTGCCATTGTCACCAGTCTAAATTTGTTCAGCACCAAGATTGACCAAGTGATTAAGTTGGTGGAACAGAAGAAGGATAAGTTCCAAAACTGCATCATCGACACTCCAGGCCAGATTGAATGCTTTGTTTGGAGTGCGTCTGGTGCCATTATCACCGAATCTTTTGCCTCCAGCTTTCCCACGGTGATTGCGTATATCGTGGATACGCCTAGAAACTCATCCCCAACCACATTCATGAGTAACATGCTGTACGCTTGTTCCATTCTGTATAAGACCAAGCTACCGATGATTGTCGTTTTCAACAAGACCGATGTGTGCAAGGCAGATTTTGCTAAGGAATGGATGACAGATTTTGAGAGTTTCCAAGCAGCCATTAAGGATGATCAAGATTTGAATGGTGACAATGGGCTGGGCTCCGGCTACATGAGCTCATTGGTGAATTCGATGTCACTGATGCTGGAAGAATTTTATTCCCAACTAGACGTCGTGGGCGTCTCCAGTTTCACCGGCGACGGATTCGACGAATTCATGCAATGCGTGGATAAGAAAGTTAACGAATATGACCAATACTATAAGCAAGAACGTGAAAAAGCGATGAACctaaaaaaggaaaaggaagagatgagaaagcaaaaatcaTTGAATGGGCTGATGAAGGACCTGGGGCTAAACGAGAAGAATAGCGCTGCTGCAAACCGAGCTGCCAGCGACAACGACAGCATAGATGCCATTAGCGACCTCGAAGAGGATGCCAATGATGGCCTTGTGGATAGGGACGAGGACGAAGGCGTTGAGAGAGAATATACGTTCCCAGGCgaagaaagaacaaaaggCGAGGTCAACGAGAACTCTGCTCCAGACCTACAAAGGAGATATCAGGAAGCTATGCAGCAAGTAGGGAAAACGGCCAGTAGCGAGACTGCGGAAAATATCGCTAAGTATATTAGAAACTAA
- the OPI3 gene encoding bifunctional phosphatidyl-N-methylethanolamine N-methyltransferase/phosphatidyl-N-dimethylethanolamine N-methyltransferase (Methylene-fatty-acyl-phospholipid synthase~similar to YJR073C) yields MKDSVQEIIQQLIHSVDFQSSKFQLAIMCTMFNPIFWNIVARMEYHKHPLTKMCGGAKKGCYMLAATIFSLGIIRDMVYESALREQPTCSLITGENWTKLGVAFFGVGQVLVLSSMYKLGVTGTYLGDYFGILMDERVTGFPFNVSNNPMYQGSTLSFLGMALYKGKPAGLVVSAIVYFMYKIALRWEEPFTAMIYANRDKAKKHM; encoded by the coding sequence ATGAAGGATTCAGTCCAAGAGATCATCCAGCAACTCATCCACAGTGTCGATTTCCAGTCCTCCAAATTCCAGCTGGCCATCATGTGCACGATGTTCAATCCTATTTTCTGGAACATCGTTGCCAGAATGGAATACCACAAGCACCCTCTCACCAAGATGTGTGGTGGGGCCAAAAAGGGCTGTTACATGTTGGCAGCGACCATTTTTTCGTTAGGTATCATCAGAGACATGGTGTACGAGTCTGCATTGCGTGAACAGCCTACGTGTTCTTTGATCACGGGCGAAAATTGGACCAAGCTGGGTGTGGCCTTCTTTGGTGTGGGACAAGTGCTTGTTTTGAGTTCCATGTACAAACTTGGGGTTACAGGTACGTACTTGGGTGACTATTTCGGCATTCTCATGGACGAGAGAGTGACTGGTTTTCCCTTCAATGTTTCCAACAACCCCATGTACCAGGGTTCTACTTTGTCCTTCCTGGGTATGGCCCTTTACAAGGGGAAGCCTGCTGGGTTAGTTGTTTCTGCGATAGTTTACTTCATGTACAAGATTGCTCTTCGTTGGGAAGAACCTTTTACCGCCATGATCTACGCCAACCGTGACAAGGCCAAAAAGCACATGTGA
- the MOG1 gene encoding Ran GTPase-binding protein MOG1 (Conserved nuclear protein that interacts with GTP-Gsp1p~similar to YJR074W), with the protein MNNKEVELYGGAITTVVPPGFMDASSLREVPDTQEVYVNSRRDAEEFGDGLATNESIIVDLLETVDKADLKKAWEFHVEDLTELNGTTKWEALQEDIIQQGTKLTGLVMEVANKWGKPDLAQTVVIGVALIRLPQFDTDAVISINVPLTREEASKASNKVLPLRCHAVYQLLQEMVQKFHVVDTSLFA; encoded by the coding sequence ATGAACAACAAGGAAGTCGAATTGTACGGAGGCGCTATCACTACTGTCGTTCCACCGGGGTTCATGGACGCTTCTTCTCTGAGAGAAGTCCCCGATACGCAAGAGGTGTACGTCAATTCCCGTCGCGATGCAGAAGAATTTGGAGATGGGTTAGCCACCAATGAGAGCATCATCGTGGACCTCTTGGAGACAGTTGACAAGGCCGATCTGAAGAAAGCCTGGGAGTTCCATGTGGAAGATCTGACCGAACTGAACGGCACCACCAAATGGGAAGCATTACAAGAAGACATTATTCAGCAAGGGACTAAGCTCACCGGACTCGTTATGGAAGTAGCAAATAAGTGGGGGAAACCAGATCTCGCACAGACCGTTGTCATTGGTGTAGCGTTGATCAGACTGCCCCAGTTTGACACGGATGCAGTCATCTCCATCAATGTACCTTTGACGAGGGAGGAGGCGTCGAAAGCAAGCAACAAAGTGTTGCCTTTAAGATGCCATGCTGTCTATCAATTATTGCAAGAAATGGTACAGAAGTTTCACGTTGTGGACACGTCGCTCTTTGCGTAA
- the HOC1 gene encoding alpha-1,6-mannosyltransferase (Alpha-1,6-mannosyltransferase~similar to YJR075W) — protein sequence MGKTTKRASSIRRLMVFAIVALISLALAVRYLFHNSNATDLQKILQNLPKEISQSINSANNIQSSDSDLVQHFESLAQEIRYQQEVQAKQFDKQRKVLEKKIQDLKQTPPEATLRERIALTFPYDSHAKFPAFIWQTWSNNEGPEHVQDIKGMWESKNPGFAHEVLNHDVINALVHHYFYSIPEILETYEALPSIILKIDFFKYLILLVHGGVYADIDTFPVQPIPNWIPEELSPSDIGLIVGVEEDAQRADWRTKYIRRLQFGTWIIQAKPGHPVLREIISQIIETTLQRKKDDQLNVNLRNDLNIMSWTGSGLWTDTIFTYFNDFMRSGVSEKVTWKLFHNLKEPKLLSDVLVFPKFSFNCPNQIDNDDPYKKFYFITHLASQFWKNTPKVEQK from the coding sequence ATGGGCAAGACAACAAAAAGAGCCTCTAGTATCAGGAGATTGATGGTGTTCGCGATAGTAGCTCTCATCTCATTGGCATTGGCAGTTAGATACCTATTTCACAACTCTAATGCTACTGATttgcaaaaaattcttcagaACTTGCCCAAAGAGATTTCTCAAAGCATTAATAGTGCCAACAATATTCAAAGCTCTGATTCTGATTTAGTTCAACATTTTGAGAGTTTAGCTCAGGAGATCAGATATCAGCAGGAAGTTCAAGCAAAGCAATTTGATAAACAACGTAAGGttctggaaaaaaaaatccaagatttgaaacaaaCACCACCAGAGGCCACACTAAGAGAACGTATAGCCTTGACCTTCCCCTACGATTCGCACGCTAAGTTCCCAGCATTTATTTGGCAAACCTGGTCCAATAATGAAGGTCCCGAGCATGTTCAAGATATAAAGGGCATGTGGGAAAGCAAAAATCCAGGTTTCGCTCATGAAGTTTTGAACCATGACGTGATAAATGCGCTAGTACACCACTACTTCTACTCTATACCGGAAATTCTAGAGACTTACGAGGCTCTGCCCTCAATCATCCTAAAGATAGACTTTTTCAAGTACTTGATACTGTTGGTACATGGGGGTGTTTATGCAGACATTGATACATTCCCTGTTCAGCCAATTCCAAACTGGATCCCTGAAGAGTTGTCACCATCCGACATCGGGTTGATAGTTGGAGTTGAGGAAGACGCTCAAAGAGCTGACTGGAGAACCAAGTACATTAGAAGACTACAGTTCGGCACATGGATTATACAAGCTAAACCTGGCCACCCAGTATTGAGAGAAATCATTTCTCAAATTATTGAGACCACCTTGCAGAGAAAGAAGGACGACCAACTGAATGTCAATCTAAGGAATGATTTGAATATCATGAGTTGGACAGGTTCGGGATTATGGACTGACACTATTTTCACGTACTTCAATGACTTTATGAGAAGTGGTGTCAGCGAGAAGGTTACATGGAAATTATTCCATAACTTAAAAGAGCCAAAATTGTTAAGTGATGTTTTAGTCTTCCCAAAATTCTCATTTAACTGTCCAAATCAAATCGATAATGATGATCCATACAAGAAATTCTATTTCATTACTCATTTGGCCTCGcaattttggaaaaacaCCCCGAAAGTGGAGCAGAAATAA
- the CDC11 gene encoding septin CDC11 (Component of the septin ring that is required for cytokinesis~similar to YJR076C) gives MSGIIDASSALRKRKHLKRGITFTVMIVGQSGSGRSTFINTLCGQQVVDTSTTILLPTDTSTEIDLQLREETVELEDDEGVKIQLNIIDTPGFGDSLDNSPSFEIISDYIRHQYDEILLEESRVRRNPRFKDGRVHCCLYLINPTGHGLKEIDVEFIKQLGSLVNIIPVISKSDSLTRDELKLNKKLIMEDVDRWSLPIYNFPFDEDEISDEDYETNMYLRTLLPFAIIGSNEVYEMGGDVGTIRGRKYPWGILDVEDSSISDFVILRNALLISHLHDLKNYTHEILYERYRTEALSGESVAAESIRPNLTKLNGSSSSSTTTRRNTNPFKQSNNINNDVPNPTSDMHGQSTGENNETYMTREEQIRLEEERLKAFEERVQQELLLKRQELLQREKELREIEARLEKEAKIKQED, from the coding sequence ATGTCCGGAATAATTGATGCGTCTTCTgcattaagaaaaagaaaacatttgaaaagaggTATAACCTTCACTGTAATGATCGTGGGCCAGTCCGGCTCAGGTAGATCAACTTTTATAAATACTTTGTGCGGTCAGCAAGTCGTAGACACCTCGACAACAATCCTACTGCCCACAGATACGTCCACGGAAATAGACTTGCAATTGAGAGAGGAAACAGTCGAGttagaagatgatgaaggtGTCAAGATTCAACTTAATATCATCGATACTCCGGGGTTCGGCGATTCTCTAGACAATTCTCCATCTTTCGAGATCATTTCTGACTACATTCGTCATCAATACGATGAAATCTTATTGGAGGAAAGCCGTGTGAGAAGAAACCCAAGATTTAAGGACGGTAGAGTTCATTGTTGCCTTTACTTAATCAACCCAACTGGCCACGgtttaaaagaaattgatgtAGAATTCATCAAGCAGTTGGGATCTTTAGTTAACATCATCCCGGTGATCAGTAAATCAGATTCATTGACAAGAGATGAACTGAAactgaataaaaaattgatcaTGGAGGATGTCGATAGATGGAGCTTGCCGATTTATAACTTCCCCttcgatgaagatgaaatatcAGACGAAGATTACGAAACCAATATGTACTTGCGTACACTTCTACCTTTTGCTATTATTGGGTCCAATGAAGTTTACGAAATGGGAGGAGATGTTGGGACAATTCGTGGCAGAAAGTATCCATGGGGAATACTAGACGTAGAAGATTCCTCAATCTCTGATTTTGTTATCTTAAGGAATGCGTTATTGATCTCTCATTTGCATGACTTGAAAAACTATACACATGAGATATTATATGAAAGATATAGAACCGAGGCATTGTCCGGTGAATCTGTCGCGGCAGAATCCATACGTCCAAATCTCACGAAATTGAACGGTTCATCGTCTTCCTCCACCACAACAAGGAGAAACACGAACCCCTTCAAGCaaagtaataatattaataacGATGTTCCCAACCCAACATCCGATATGCATGGACAAAGCACTGGCGAGAATAACGAAACTTACATGACACGTGAGGAGCAAATACGGTTAGAGGAAGAGCGACTAAAGGCATTTGAGGAGAGAGTTCAGCAAGAACTCCTGttgaaaagacaagaaCTGTTgcaaagagaaaaggagTTGAGAGAAATTGAAGCCAGATTGGAAAAAGAGGCTAAAATTAAACAGGAAGATTGA
- the MIR1 gene encoding Mir1p (Mitochondrial phosphate carrier~similar to YJR077C) yields MSLSAAPVIPQYSVSDYMKFALAGAIGCGSTHSSMVPIDVVKTRIQLEPTVYNKGMVGSFKQIIAGEGAGALLTGFGPTLLGYSIQGAFKFGGYEVFKKFFIDNLGYDTASHYKNSVYMGSAAMAEFLADIALCPLEATRIRLVSQPQFANGLVGGFSRILKEEGVGSFYSGFTPILFKQIPYNIAKFLVFERASEFYYGFAGPKEKLSSTSTTLLNLLSGLTAGLAAAIVSQPADTLLSKVNKTKKAPGQSTIGLLAQLAKQLGFFGSFTGLPTRLVMVGTLTSLQFGIYGSLKSTLGCPPTIEIGGGGH; encoded by the coding sequence ATGTCTCTGTCTGCTGCTCCTGTTATTCCACAGTATTCTGTCTCTGACTACATGAAGTTTGCCCTAGCCGGCGCCATAGGGTGCGGGTCCACTCATTCCAGTATGGTCCCAATCGATGTCGTTAAGACGAGAATTCAACTGGAACCTACCGTGTACAACAAGGGGATGGTTGGTTCTTTTAAGCAAATCATCGCCGGTGAAGGTGCTGGTGCGTTGTTGACTGGGTTCGGCCCAACCTTATTGGGTTACTCTATCCAAGGTGCCTTCAAGTTCGGTGGTTACGAAGTGTTCAAGAAGTTCTTCATTGATAATTTGGGTTATGATACCGCTTCTCACTACAAGAACTCCGTTTATATGGGGTCCGCTGCCATGGCCGAATTCTTGGCAGACATTGCTTTGTGTCCCCTAGAAGCCACTAGAATCAGATTGGTCTCCCAACCTCAGTTCGCCAATGGACTGGTCGGAGGGTTTTCCagaattttgaaggaaGAAGGTGTCGGCTCCTTCTACAGTGGGTTCACTCCAATTTTGTTCAAGCAAATTCCTTACAACATTGCTAAATTTTTGGTCTTTGAACGTGCCTCCGAATTCTACTACGGGTTCGCCGGtccaaaggaaaagttGTCCTCTACTTCCACCACTTTGTTGAATTTGCTTTCTGGTTTGACCGCTGGTTTGGCTGCTGCAATTGTGTCTCAGCCAGCAGACACTCTGTTGTCCAAGGTCAACAAGACCAAGAAGGCTCCTGGCCAATCTACGATTGGATTGTTGGCTCAATTGGCCAAACAGTTAGGGTTCTTTGGCTCCTTTACTGGTTTGCCTACTCGTTTGGTCATGGTCGGTACCTTGACTTCCTTGCAATTTGGTATTTATGGTTCTTTGAAGAGCACTTTGGGTTGCCCACCAACCATTGAAattggtggtggtggtcATTAA